One Natronolimnobius sp. AArcel1 genomic region harbors:
- a CDS encoding succinylglutamate desuccinylase/aspartoacylase family protein, with the protein MKVAQLGSGTPELAVVAGIHGDEPCGVRAVKRLLDERPTVERPVKLVIANEKALERQVRFVDEDLNRAFPGDPTAQTHEGELAHRLVEELEGCHTFSMHSTQSHAEPFAIVNGVSQTAKRIVPQLPVAAMVETSDFAEGRLFTEINTIEVECGLQGSETAAQNADRLTRAFLTAVGALPGDTMRRDLPVFRLTDVIRKADADTYEVFVDNFAKVAPGDPFAAADGEKQVAQEAFYPILMSSHGYSEVFGYAAEKLEVLTSPTAAD; encoded by the coding sequence ATGAAAGTTGCACAGCTCGGGTCAGGAACGCCGGAACTCGCGGTCGTCGCTGGCATTCACGGCGACGAACCCTGTGGCGTTCGCGCCGTCAAGCGGCTGTTAGACGAACGGCCAACTGTCGAACGACCGGTCAAACTCGTCATTGCAAACGAGAAAGCCCTCGAGCGACAGGTCCGGTTCGTCGACGAAGACTTGAATCGTGCGTTCCCGGGCGATCCCACTGCACAGACACACGAAGGTGAGCTTGCACATCGACTCGTCGAAGAACTCGAGGGCTGTCACACGTTTTCGATGCACTCAACGCAGAGTCACGCCGAGCCCTTTGCCATCGTCAACGGGGTCAGCCAGACTGCGAAACGGATCGTCCCGCAGCTTCCGGTTGCGGCGATGGTCGAAACCAGTGACTTCGCCGAAGGCCGACTCTTCACTGAAATCAACACCATCGAAGTCGAGTGTGGCTTGCAAGGCTCGGAGACGGCCGCCCAGAACGCGGACCGACTCACTCGAGCGTTCCTGACGGCGGTCGGTGCACTTCCCGGTGATACGATGCGGCGCGATCTGCCCGTGTTTCGGCTGACCGATGTGATCCGCAAAGCCGACGCTGACACGTACGAAGTGTTCGTTGACAACTTCGCTAAGGTCGCCCCCGGCGATCCGTTCGCTGCAGCCGACGGCGAGAAACAGGTCGCCCAGGAGGCGTTTTACCCCATTCTCATGTCCTCACACGGCTACAGCGAGGTCTTTGGCTATGCCGCCGAGAAACTCGAGGTTCTGACGTCGCCAACAGCGGCTGACTGA
- a CDS encoding DUF63 family protein, with the protein MYEYIERYGPERVWAAAVLVLVVGVTLAAAAFPDRVYVDLIWQYYWGPVVADAHGWGEVAWAGGEQINAAEAGPDDGPFAEPGYTFVSYAGYIPTLILGVIGIIFLIKRLGIERYRAGFYGLFPFMLFGGALRVVEDANVAAYRATGDLAIELPWSGFLISPLIYFVVFIIAAIAVTVSVWLEREEYVSGYEYPLFGIGTVLLTVTVGYLGYLAAVHEYATFYPYLLLTTLVGATLSTVIVWYLIVTFAPGLNRGTQFMGFVVIWAHAVDGVANVIGLDWAVAFGHANNLVPKHPVNAAIVDITGSALPPEIVDITGEAWPFLFVKLAAAVVVIWIFNEEVFEDSPRYAILLMITVVAVGLGPGTRDMLRATFGV; encoded by the coding sequence ATGTACGAGTATATCGAGCGGTACGGCCCGGAGCGTGTCTGGGCCGCCGCCGTCCTCGTGCTCGTTGTGGGAGTAACGCTTGCAGCGGCTGCATTCCCAGATCGAGTGTACGTCGATCTCATCTGGCAGTATTACTGGGGACCGGTCGTCGCAGACGCCCATGGCTGGGGCGAAGTCGCCTGGGCTGGCGGCGAACAGATCAACGCCGCCGAGGCCGGTCCCGACGACGGACCGTTCGCCGAGCCCGGCTACACGTTTGTCTCCTATGCGGGGTACATCCCGACGCTGATCCTCGGTGTTATCGGGATCATCTTCCTCATCAAGCGTCTCGGAATCGAGCGCTACCGTGCCGGCTTCTACGGGCTGTTCCCGTTCATGCTCTTTGGCGGAGCACTCCGCGTCGTCGAAGATGCAAACGTCGCGGCCTACCGTGCCACAGGTGATCTCGCAATCGAACTCCCGTGGTCTGGCTTCCTGATCAGCCCGCTGATCTACTTCGTCGTCTTCATCATCGCGGCAATCGCCGTCACCGTCTCGGTCTGGCTCGAGCGCGAGGAGTACGTCTCTGGCTATGAGTACCCGCTGTTTGGGATTGGCACAGTGTTGCTCACAGTGACGGTTGGCTACCTCGGCTACCTCGCTGCCGTCCACGAGTACGCAACCTTCTACCCGTACCTGCTGTTGACGACACTCGTCGGGGCGACGCTCTCGACGGTGATCGTCTGGTACCTAATCGTCACATTCGCGCCCGGCCTCAACCGCGGGACGCAGTTCATGGGATTCGTCGTTATCTGGGCACACGCCGTCGACGGGGTCGCGAACGTGATTGGCCTCGATTGGGCAGTTGCGTTCGGACATGCGAACAACCTCGTTCCCAAGCATCCGGTCAACGCGGCAATCGTCGACATTACGGGCTCGGCTCTGCCACCGGAAATCGTCGACATCACCGGTGAAGCGTGGCCGTTCCTGTTCGTCAAGCTCGCGGCTGCTGTCGTCGTCATCTGGATCTTCAACGAGGAGGTCTTCGAGGATAGCCCGCGATATGCAATCTTGCTCATGATTACCGTCGTCGCCGTCGGGCTCGGCCCCGGAACGCGGGATATGCTTCGGGCCACGTTCGGCGTCTAA
- a CDS encoding inositol monophosphatase, whose product MSEHDDATRRATVALEAAEAGAEIALDSFRGELDIDYKDGKTDVVTQSDRDAQERVIEILGETFPDDPVVGEEEDALKQVPAEGPAWIVDPIDGTNNYVDGVRAFGTAVAAVVDAEPVAAATVCPALSDTYRVGPEGVFRNGDSLAVSDCTDPEAAHVCPTFWWNFDDRDEYAAATRALVERFGDIRRYGCAQLELGLLAAGALEGVVTNKQANPWDTVAGVALIREAGGRVTDLEGERWQHDSHGLVASNGAIHEDVLEAAQEIESTT is encoded by the coding sequence ATGAGCGAACACGACGACGCGACGCGACGGGCGACCGTCGCACTCGAGGCGGCCGAAGCGGGTGCCGAAATCGCACTCGACTCATTCCGGGGCGAGTTGGATATCGACTACAAAGACGGGAAAACGGACGTCGTCACCCAGAGCGACCGGGATGCACAGGAGCGCGTCATCGAGATTCTCGGCGAGACGTTCCCGGACGATCCGGTCGTCGGTGAGGAAGAAGATGCACTGAAGCAGGTGCCCGCAGAGGGACCGGCCTGGATCGTCGACCCCATCGACGGCACGAACAACTACGTCGACGGCGTGCGAGCGTTTGGAACGGCCGTCGCAGCCGTCGTCGACGCCGAACCGGTCGCGGCGGCGACGGTCTGTCCGGCGCTGTCCGATACGTATCGAGTGGGTCCCGAAGGCGTGTTCCGAAACGGTGACTCGCTTGCAGTGAGTGACTGTACGGACCCGGAGGCTGCCCACGTCTGTCCGACCTTCTGGTGGAACTTCGACGACCGCGACGAGTACGCCGCCGCAACGCGCGCGCTCGTCGAACGCTTCGGCGATATCCGGCGCTACGGCTGTGCCCAACTCGAGCTTGGCCTCCTCGCGGCGGGCGCACTCGAAGGCGTCGTCACGAACAAGCAGGCGAACCCGTGGGATACGGTCGCAGGCGTGGCCTTGATTCGGGAAGCGGGCGGCCGCGTGACCGATCTCGAGGGCGAGCGCTGGCAACACGATAGCCACGGCTTAGTGGCCTCGAACGGCGCGATTCACGAGGACGTACTCGAAGCAGCGCAGGAAATCGAATCGACAACGTAG
- a CDS encoding DUF6691 family protein: protein MSAEHEQHPLFMPLVFVGGLIFGFGLGFSHMAQPEVVLNFLQFEDFGLLFVMGGAAVITGITFFGIGFVRGTAPLTGSTYARRLKTLDRNVVLGGGIFGVGWGLSGICPGAAYASLGVGNIFILYGIAGMFVGAYIQGFVRSTRADDEAPATAAD from the coding sequence ATGAGCGCCGAGCACGAGCAGCATCCGCTGTTCATGCCGCTGGTGTTCGTCGGCGGCTTGATCTTCGGCTTCGGTCTCGGCTTTAGTCACATGGCCCAACCCGAGGTCGTGCTCAACTTCCTGCAGTTCGAGGACTTCGGCCTGCTGTTCGTCATGGGCGGCGCGGCGGTCATCACGGGAATTACTTTCTTCGGCATCGGATTTGTCCGGGGTACGGCCCCGCTGACCGGCAGCACCTACGCCCGTCGGCTGAAGACCCTCGACAGGAACGTCGTCCTCGGCGGCGGCATCTTCGGCGTTGGCTGGGGCCTGTCGGGCATCTGCCCCGGCGCAGCCTACGCGAGCCTCGGCGTCGGAAACATCTTCATCCTCTATGGCATCGCCGGCATGTTCGTCGGCGCGTACATCCAAGGGTTCGTCCGCTCGACTCGAGCCGATGACGAGGCCCCGGCGACGGCAGCCGACTGA
- a CDS encoding HAD family hydrolase — protein MDLDSILLMFGVMGDIKAVCFDLDGTLCVRDQSDEEVYKAVFDRVEAPAFFDLDDVYAVDYSSLPKANSDREQYEHVYRAICRNISADPSYAPTLAEATLEVLDPTAVSFRDGANKVLEYVQETYAVGLITAGSEETQLAKVETLGIQDAFDVTVCCGPGTGIKSKPDPEPFEIALDELGISFERSIYVGNQHDRDVVGPQRAGMQTAWVPEKDVSSNPNPEPTFRLSSMREITDIL, from the coding sequence GTGGATTTAGATTCTATCTTATTGATGTTTGGGGTGATGGGCGATATTAAGGCCGTCTGTTTCGACCTCGATGGAACGCTTTGTGTGAGAGACCAGTCCGATGAAGAGGTCTATAAAGCAGTATTTGACCGGGTAGAGGCTCCAGCGTTTTTTGATTTAGATGATGTTTATGCAGTCGATTACAGCTCACTTCCAAAAGCTAACTCCGATAGAGAACAGTATGAACATGTCTATCGCGCTATTTGTCGGAACATCAGTGCTGATCCGAGTTATGCGCCCACACTTGCTGAGGCGACGCTCGAGGTACTTGATCCGACCGCTGTCTCGTTCCGAGACGGTGCAAACAAGGTATTGGAGTATGTCCAAGAAACGTATGCTGTTGGACTCATCACTGCCGGTTCCGAAGAGACACAACTCGCAAAAGTAGAGACGCTTGGTATCCAGGATGCCTTTGACGTTACTGTCTGCTGCGGGCCCGGGACTGGAATCAAATCGAAGCCTGATCCAGAACCATTCGAGATTGCTCTAGACGAACTCGGAATTTCCTTTGAACGATCTATCTACGTGGGGAATCAGCATGATCGTGATGTTGTTGGTCCCCAACGTGCCGGGATGCAGACTGCATGGGTGCCGGAGAAAGATGTGTCTTCGAATCCGAACCCAGAACCGACATTTCGTCTTTCATCGATGCGCGAAATCACCGACATTCTCTAA
- a CDS encoding glutaredoxin: MDFPPNQGLDQDEVTEEVEQVLEENDVVLFMKGTALMPQCGYSRKALGLIDHHRDDYETVDVLESLDEYRTALNEHSGWETIPQTYVDGEFVGGSDILEELEERDELAATLNAE, encoded by the coding sequence ATGGACTTCCCACCGAATCAGGGTCTCGACCAGGACGAAGTCACCGAAGAAGTCGAACAGGTTCTCGAGGAGAACGACGTTGTCCTCTTCATGAAAGGCACTGCGCTGATGCCTCAGTGTGGCTACTCGCGCAAGGCACTCGGCCTGATCGATCACCACCGCGACGACTACGAGACGGTCGACGTCCTCGAGTCGCTCGATGAGTATCGAACGGCACTCAACGAACACAGCGGCTGGGAGACGATTCCACAGACCTACGTCGACGGCGAGTTCGTCGGGGGGTCTGACATTCTCGAGGAACTCGAGGAGCGAGACGAACTCGCGGCGACGCTGAACGCGGAGTAG
- a CDS encoding YeeE/YedE family protein — translation MTATLQLSLFVGMVAELFPNGVSHYAIGGLLVGLGTAVIYFGTGIAAGASTFLESTLSYGSSLSRFQQYRPSRDWRVVFTLGIVAGAAVYALTFQSGLVSSGLHQSATTGQLYDVGGITLWLTDVDPWRLFLGGILIGIGTRVGKGCTSGHGVCGVGSASSASFVGVATFLLVAIGVAQLVAALGVSP, via the coding sequence ATGACTGCAACACTGCAGCTCTCACTGTTCGTCGGAATGGTGGCGGAGCTGTTCCCCAATGGGGTGAGCCACTACGCGATCGGTGGCCTGCTGGTTGGACTGGGAACCGCCGTTATCTATTTCGGCACAGGTATCGCCGCTGGCGCAAGTACGTTCCTCGAGTCGACACTCTCGTACGGCTCGAGTCTTTCGCGCTTCCAACAGTATCGTCCCTCGCGTGACTGGCGCGTCGTCTTTACGCTCGGCATCGTCGCCGGTGCGGCCGTCTATGCGCTGACCTTCCAGTCTGGACTTGTCTCGAGCGGACTCCACCAGTCCGCCACGACGGGGCAACTGTACGATGTCGGCGGAATCACGCTCTGGTTGACCGACGTCGATCCCTGGCGGCTGTTCCTCGGCGGAATTCTGATCGGAATCGGCACCCGCGTCGGGAAGGGCTGTACCTCCGGCCACGGCGTCTGTGGCGTCGGCTCGGCCTCGAGTGCGTCGTTCGTCGGCGTTGCGACCTTCCTGTTGGTGGCAATCGGCGTCGCCCAACTGGTTGCAGCACTGGGGGTGAGTCCATGA
- a CDS encoding class I SAM-dependent methyltransferase has translation MVDKNVVRRGYDGLAETYATERDPDDREGELLETLLERLPDAARLLDVGCGQGDPVLRRVNSEPDLETVGIDLSREQLRFARDGAPTVALSRGDMTALPVQPNAFDAVTAFHSVIHVPEDDHQAVIDEFARVLRPGGFLLLTEGTNDWQGSNPDWLASGVEMQWHIAGAERTREQLRNAGFEIRDEWLVGDELADEDANWTVFLARLEDS, from the coding sequence ATGGTCGACAAAAACGTCGTCCGTCGGGGTTACGACGGTCTGGCGGAAACCTACGCCACCGAGCGCGATCCCGATGACCGAGAAGGCGAGCTACTCGAGACCCTCCTCGAGCGCCTCCCTGACGCTGCTCGGCTTCTCGACGTTGGCTGCGGACAGGGTGATCCGGTACTCCGTCGGGTAAACAGTGAGCCAGATCTCGAGACGGTTGGGATCGATCTGTCACGCGAACAGTTACGATTCGCACGCGACGGTGCGCCCACCGTGGCGCTCTCGCGTGGCGACATGACAGCGCTGCCGGTCCAACCAAACGCGTTCGATGCCGTGACGGCCTTCCACTCGGTGATACACGTCCCGGAGGACGACCATCAAGCGGTGATCGACGAGTTCGCGCGCGTGTTGCGCCCCGGCGGATTCCTGCTGCTGACCGAGGGAACCAACGACTGGCAGGGCTCGAATCCGGACTGGCTCGCAAGCGGCGTCGAAATGCAGTGGCATATCGCTGGTGCGGAGCGGACGCGCGAGCAGCTACGGAACGCCGGGTTCGAGATCCGTGATGAGTGGCTCGTCGGTGACGAACTCGCCGACGAGGACGCAAACTGGACGGTGTTTCTCGCGCGACTCGAGGACTCCTGA
- a CDS encoding DUF309 domain-containing protein: MDDHTSDPSVNPPPRGQTPAGWLEADERWTHATLRQAIVHGVRLFNDGAYHESHDCFELEWYNYGRGSEESAFLHGMVQVAAGAYKRVDFENSAERSSADRPSGQRPRGDDAGMRSLFETALQYFQGVPTDYYGVDVLEVRTTLTNALEEPERVDGWQIPLDGERPTARSVDYDYIHALEE; the protein is encoded by the coding sequence ATGGACGACCACACCAGCGACCCAAGCGTCAACCCACCACCGCGGGGGCAGACGCCCGCAGGGTGGCTCGAGGCTGACGAGCGCTGGACACACGCAACACTCCGACAGGCAATCGTCCACGGCGTCAGGCTGTTTAACGACGGCGCATACCACGAGAGCCACGACTGCTTCGAACTCGAGTGGTACAATTATGGCCGCGGCAGCGAGGAAAGCGCCTTCCTCCATGGCATGGTCCAGGTCGCCGCGGGCGCGTACAAACGGGTCGACTTCGAGAATAGCGCGGAACGAAGTTCCGCGGACCGTCCGAGCGGGCAACGCCCGCGAGGAGACGACGCCGGCATGCGCTCGCTGTTCGAAACAGCCTTGCAGTACTTTCAGGGCGTACCCACGGACTACTACGGCGTCGACGTTCTCGAGGTTCGCACGACACTCACGAACGCCCTCGAAGAACCCGAACGCGTCGACGGGTGGCAGATTCCACTCGATGGCGAGCGCCCCACAGCTCGCTCAGTCGACTACGACTACATTCACGCACTCGAGGAGTGA
- a CDS encoding HTTM domain-containing protein, translating into MTAGQADTANETPPTPARAAAHSLRSAVRARLGIDLRALAAFRIALGAIVLADLLLIRLPGLRTFYTDQGTLPRDALAQSFPTFEALSLHALSGSLWVQGLLIGIAAVAAGCLLVGYRTRLATAISAVLLASVFARNPYVLNGGDTIMLSVLLLGLFLPLGARWSVDACRRGDRQTEPESSRICTVATAVILVHFVGIYAVNGILKFRSEAWMTGTAVQRIFHLEQYVVLLGPFLTDFSALLTAANWAWVALLTVSPLLLLTTGRLRLALAGAFIGAQLGLGVTMRLGAFPFVMVAILLLYLPPDVWDRFEDTLEAHVPARYRALESTPTTAKPTIAEHVPATLRRTGRIAVAMALVCGLVAVVGWQAIALGFLETPEPVTAAIDDDIEGASWAFFAPNPPEGYWWYAWEADLESGETVGTLTDESGAIDRPPDAADRDPSVLWKRYGSELRYAPASQYEPLAAYYCEQVAADGESAESVTVYKLEQPVDADGPTGDLEHDARLEYAC; encoded by the coding sequence ATGACGGCTGGGCAAGCAGACACTGCAAATGAAACACCGCCGACTCCCGCTCGAGCGGCGGCTCACTCACTCCGGTCTGCCGTCCGCGCCCGTCTCGGAATCGACCTGCGCGCCCTCGCTGCGTTCCGCATTGCACTCGGGGCAATCGTCCTCGCGGATTTACTGTTGATTCGACTGCCCGGACTGCGGACGTTCTACACTGATCAGGGAACGTTGCCTCGAGATGCGCTCGCGCAGTCGTTTCCGACGTTCGAGGCGCTGTCACTGCACGCGCTGTCGGGGTCGCTCTGGGTGCAAGGGCTGCTAATCGGAATAGCCGCAGTCGCGGCTGGCTGTTTGCTGGTGGGGTATCGAACCCGCCTCGCGACGGCAATTTCTGCGGTCTTGCTCGCGTCGGTGTTCGCGCGCAACCCGTACGTGCTCAACGGCGGCGATACGATCATGCTCTCTGTGTTGCTGCTGGGCCTTTTCCTTCCGCTTGGGGCTCGTTGGTCGGTGGACGCCTGTCGGCGCGGAGACCGGCAAACCGAGCCTGAGAGTAGCCGCATCTGTACCGTCGCAACCGCAGTCATCCTCGTCCATTTCGTCGGCATCTACGCAGTAAATGGGATTCTCAAGTTCCGCAGTGAGGCGTGGATGACCGGCACCGCTGTCCAGCGGATTTTCCATCTCGAGCAGTACGTTGTCCTCCTCGGTCCGTTCCTCACAGACTTCTCGGCGCTGCTCACGGCGGCAAACTGGGCCTGGGTCGCGCTTTTAACTGTCTCACCGCTGCTGCTACTGACCACAGGGCGGCTTCGCCTCGCGCTCGCGGGCGCGTTCATCGGTGCCCAACTCGGGCTCGGCGTGACGATGCGTCTCGGCGCGTTCCCGTTCGTGATGGTCGCCATCCTGCTGTTGTATCTTCCACCGGACGTCTGGGACCGCTTCGAGGACACACTCGAGGCACACGTTCCGGCGCGCTATCGCGCGCTCGAGTCCACACCGACGACGGCGAAACCGACGATTGCAGAGCACGTGCCAGCAACACTCCGTCGCACCGGGCGTATCGCTGTGGCCATGGCGCTCGTCTGTGGACTCGTCGCCGTGGTGGGCTGGCAGGCAATTGCGCTTGGCTTTCTCGAGACGCCGGAACCTGTTACGGCAGCAATCGACGACGATATCGAGGGCGCAAGCTGGGCGTTTTTCGCGCCGAATCCACCGGAGGGCTACTGGTGGTACGCCTGGGAGGCAGACCTCGAATCCGGCGAGACGGTTGGAACACTCACCGACGAGTCGGGTGCGATCGATCGACCACCGGACGCCGCCGACCGGGACCCGTCCGTGCTCTGGAAACGCTACGGCTCGGAACTGCGCTATGCGCCCGCATCACAGTACGAGCCATTGGCTGCGTACTATTGCGAGCAGGTGGCGGCGGACGGCGAGTCAGCCGAATCAGTGACCGTCTACAAACTCGAGCAGCCGGTCGACGCCGACGGGCCGACTGGCGACCTCGAGCATGATGCGCGTCTCGAGTATGCGTGCTAA